TGGCGATCACATCACCCGGGACCAGCGTCATTTGCCACGAGATATACCAGACCAGATAGTCGACAGGGAATATCATCTGCGACGTTCGGCCGTTCTGTTTGATCTCGCCGTTCACCATGCAGCTGACTGCCAGGTCCGAAGTATCGAGATCGGTTTCGATGTAAGGCCCGATCGGACAAAACGTGTCGAATGATTTTCCACGTGTGAACTGCACGTCGGCTCTCTGAATATCTCGTGCCGTGACATCGTTTATACACGTATAGCCAAGAATGTACTTTAGGGCATCGCCGCGGTCGCCCAGCTTAGATGTCCGATGGCCGATCACAATGCCGAGTTCCGCTTCATGTTCGACCTGGGTCGAACTTTCAGGTATCACGATCGACTGACCGTCGGCGATGATCGATGACGGCGCCTTTAGAAAGAGGAGCGGGGAAGCAGGCACCGCGTTCCCTAATTCCGCGGCATGATCGGCGTAATTACGGCCGACACATACGATCTTTGAGGGCGCGACCGGAGCCAGAAGTTCGACCTCGTCCAGATAGGCGAGCTCGTTGGTTCTGTTGAGCTCGGCGTCGCACCCCCAAACCTCCTGGCCGTCCAGGATCCCAACTTTGAGCGTGCCGTTCTTGTTTATTCTACAAAGCTTCATTTACAAAATGGACCACGTCCGGCCAACCTCTCAAAGGTCGTTCATTCGGGCACGGTCTCGCTCGCGATCTCGGACCGGGCACTGACATTGTTAAAAATATCCGTTGCCGTCAGGTAATAAAAGTAGGTCTTGCCGGCCTCGACCCGTTGATCGAGGAACGTGTTCGATCTGAGCAGGTCGGTCGTCAAAAGGTCCCAGGTTTCCAATGGCCGATCGCGCTCGGTCGAACGATAGATGCGATAGCCTGCGATATCTCTTTCCGGATTCGTGGCAAAGAACAACGAGATCGAGGTAGGGGTTGC
The DNA window shown above is from Chloracidobacterium sp. and carries:
- a CDS encoding fumarylacetoacetate hydrolase family protein, which produces MKLCRINKNGTLKVGILDGQEVWGCDAELNRTNELAYLDEVELLAPVAPSKIVCVGRNYADHAAELGNAVPASPLLFLKAPSSIIADGQSIVIPESSTQVEHEAELGIVIGHRTSKLGDRGDALKYILGYTCINDVTARDIQRADVQFTRGKSFDTFCPIGPYIETDLDTSDLAVSCMVNGEIKQNGRTSQMIFPVDYLVWYISWQMTLVPGDVIATGTPAGVSRLKDGDMCEVAVEGIGTLRNRVTAAAGQ